A region from the Thermoplasmatales archaeon genome encodes:
- a CDS encoding 2,3-diketo-5-methylthio-1-phosphopentane phosphatase: MVLTEVDGILLDIEGTTTPMEFVHTTLFDYAKERVRSFLIQHEHNAEVGKIIEDLRTMRSEDGAISGDPADLGDSGDSPTIESVADYCNWLISRDSKAKPLKDLEGLIWREGFSNGNLQGEVYRDVPESLARWQKAGKRVFIYSSGSVLSQRLIFSTTKFGDLTRYIEGYFDTSIGNKTDPESYRKISQTTGIPCNRLLFLSDAEAEIRASATAGLVVMQVNRNVDSPALVRGETIISDFSQVLTS, translated from the coding sequence ATGGTTCTGACAGAAGTTGATGGAATACTTCTTGATATCGAGGGGACCACAACACCCATGGAATTTGTGCATACAACCCTTTTTGATTACGCTAAAGAGAGGGTGAGATCATTCCTCATTCAGCATGAGCATAATGCAGAGGTCGGGAAAATTATTGAGGATTTGAGAACCATGCGATCTGAAGATGGAGCTATAAGTGGGGATCCTGCAGATCTTGGTGATTCAGGAGATAGTCCGACCATCGAGTCTGTCGCGGACTACTGCAACTGGCTGATTAGCAGGGATAGTAAGGCAAAACCTCTGAAGGACCTTGAGGGGCTGATCTGGAGAGAGGGATTTTCCAACGGCAACCTGCAGGGAGAGGTATACAGGGATGTGCCTGAATCACTTGCCAGATGGCAAAAGGCTGGAAAGAGGGTTTTTATCTACTCCTCCGGGAGCGTTCTGTCCCAGAGACTCATCTTCAGCACAACAAAATTTGGTGACCTGACTCGTTACATTGAAGGTTACTTTGATACGTCCATCGGCAATAAAACCGATCCTGAAAGCTATAGAAAGATTTCACAGACAACAGGGATTCCGTGCAATCGTCTTTTATTCCTTTCAGATGCAGAAGCTGAAATCAGGGCATCTGCCACTGCCGGATTGGTAGTGATGCAGGTTAACAGGAATGTGGATTCTCCTGCCTTAGTCAGAGGAGAAACCATTATTTCTGATTTCAGCCAGGTTTTAACTTCATAA
- a CDS encoding Thermophilic glucose-6-phosphate isomerase, with translation MVVVNIPDKGIRIEDVEKARKYLAGIGIDYEVWNVDKIPPPGAPAEKILEAFNSEITELSLKGGYTTADVIDINENTPGLDAMLAKFNKEHLHKEDEVRFTISGHGIFHIHPEKSDVVAIEVEAGDLLRVPSGTRHWFDLCADRNIRAIRLFQDVSGWTPYYVDNGVDTKYEPVCFGPFFLKPHKTGN, from the coding sequence ATGGTCGTAGTTAATATACCGGATAAAGGAATAAGAATTGAAGACGTTGAAAAGGCTCGCAAATACCTGGCAGGCATAGGAATAGATTACGAGGTGTGGAACGTGGACAAAATTCCTCCCCCGGGTGCGCCAGCAGAAAAAATCCTTGAGGCCTTCAATTCAGAGATAACAGAACTGAGTCTCAAAGGCGGGTACACTACCGCAGATGTGATAGACATAAATGAAAACACTCCGGGCCTGGACGCAATGCTTGCAAAATTCAACAAAGAGCATTTGCACAAGGAGGACGAAGTAAGGTTCACTATTTCGGGGCACGGAATATTCCATATCCATCCCGAAAAATCTGATGTTGTTGCCATTGAGGTGGAAGCAGGTGACCTGTTGAGGGTCCCAAGCGGCACCCGTCACTGGTTTGACCTCTGCGCCGATCGGAATATCAGGGCAATAAGGCTTTTCCAGGATGTGTCTGGCTGGACTCCTTATTATGTTGATAATGGAGTTGACACAAAATATGAACCTGTCTGCTTTGGTCCATTTTTCCTGAAACCACATAAAACGGGTAACTAA